A stretch of Equus przewalskii isolate Varuska chromosome 11, EquPr2, whole genome shotgun sequence DNA encodes these proteins:
- the LOC103542900 gene encoding olfactory receptor 8J3-like, producing the protein MAPGNFTRVTEFILTGVSDCPELQIPLFFVFLVIYGLTVAGNLSIITLTSVDSRLQTPMYFFLRNLAIINLGNSTVIAPKMLINFLVKKKTIFYYECATQLGVFLVFIVAEVFMLAVMAYDRYVAICNPLLYMVVVSRQVCLLLVSLTYLYSFFIALLASSSIFSVAYCSPNIINHFFCDIVPLLALSCSDTYFPETVVFISAATDLVFSMIIVLVSYFNIVLSILRIHSSEGRKKAFSTCASHMVAVTVFYGTMLFMYVQPPTNHSMDTDKMASVFYTVVIPMLNPMIYSLRNKDVKAALWRFLTNSRCSFKLM; encoded by the coding sequence ATGGCTCCTGGAAATTTCACCCGGGTCACTGAGTTTATTCTCACAGGTGTCTCAGACTGTCCAGAACTCCAGATTCcactcttctttgttttcctggtcATCTATGGACTGACTGTGGCAGGAAATCTGAGCATCATCACTCTCACCAGTGTTGACTCTCGACTTCAGACtcccatgtattttttcctccGAAATTTGGCTATCATCAATCTTGGCAATTCTACTGTTATAGCCCCAAAAATGCTGATCaattttttggtaaagaagaaaaCCATCTTCTACTATGAATGTGCCACCCAACTGGGTGTCTTCTTGGTTTTCATTGTAGCTGAGGTCTTCATGTTAgctgtgatggcctatgaccgctatgtggccatctgcaatcCCCTGCTCTACATGGTGGTGGTATCTCGGCAGGTCTGCCTTCTGCTGGTATCCCTCACTTACCTCTATAGCTTTTTCATAGCTCTTCTGGCTTCATCTTCTATATTCTCTGTGGCTTATTGCTCTCCCAATATCATCAAtcattttttctgtgatattGTCCCTCTGTTAGCATTGTCCTGCTCTGATACTTACTTTCCAGAAACAGTAGTTTTTATATCTGCAGCTACAGATTTGGTTTTTTCCATGATTATAGTTCTTGTGTCTTATTTCAACATTGTTTTGTCCATTCTAAGGATACActcatcagaaggaaggaaaaaagcctTTTCCACATGTGCTTCACATATGGTGGCGGTAACGGTTTTCTATGGAACAATGCTCTTCATGTACGTGCAGCCTCCAACTAACCATTCAATGGATACTGATAAAATGGCTTCCGTGTTTTACACAGTGGTGATTCCAATGCTGAATCCCATGATCTACAGCCTGCGGAATAAGGATGTGAAGGCTGCCCTTTGGAGATTTCTGACAAACTCACgctgttcttttaaattaatgtgA
- the LOC139074336 gene encoding olfactory receptor 8K1-like — MNHMENQNHTAVTKVTEFILMGITDNPGLQAPLLGVFLIIYLVTVMGNLGMVILTHLDSKLHTPMYFFLRHLSITDLGYSTVIGPKMMANFAVHKNTISYTCCAIQLVFFEIFIITELFILSAMAYDRYVAVCKPLLYVIIMAEKVCWGLVVTPYLYSTFVSLFLTIRLFNSSFCGSNIISYFYCDSLPLISMLCSDTHELELIILIFSGCNLLSSLFIVLLSYTFIFVAILRMNSTERRYKAFSTCSSHLTVVAVFYGTLLFIYLKPKSSHIFDIDKMASVLLYLTDPYAESIDL, encoded by the coding sequence ATGAATCATATGGAGAACCAGAATCATACTGCAGTGACCAAGGTGACTGAATTTATTCTCATGGGGATCACTGACAACCCTGGGCTGCAGGCACCTCTCCTTGGAGTCTTCCTCATCATATACTTGGTCACAGTGATGGGTAATCTGGGCATGGTTATCTTAACCCATTTAGACTCCAAGCTACATActcccatgtactttttccttaGACATTTGTCGATTACTGATCTTGGTTACTCCACTGTCATTGGCCCAAAAATGATGGCAAACTTCGCAGTGCACAAAAATACAATTTCCTACACTTGCTGTGCCATCCAGCTAGTGTTCTTTGAGATTTTCATCATCACTGAACTGTTTATTCTTTCAGCAATGGCCTATGATCGCTATGTAGCTGTCTGCAAACCTCTTCTCTATGTGATCATCATGGCAGAGAAAGTGTGTTGGGGACTAGTAGTCACTCCTTATCTCTACAGTACATTTGTTTCACTATTTCTCACAATTAGGTTGTTTAACTCATCCTTCTGTGGCTCTAACATCATCAGTTATTTTTACTGTGACAGTCTACCTCTGATATCCATGCTGTGTTCTGACACACATGAATTAGAATTGATTATCCTGATCTTTTCAGGCTGCaatttgctctcttccctcttcaTTGTTCTTCTATCCTATACGTTTATTTTTGTGGCCATTCTCAGAATGAACTCAACTGAGAGGAGGTacaaagccttctccacctgtagCTCCCATCTGACAGTGGTGGCTGTGTTCTATggaacattattatttatttacctgaAACCCAAATCCAGCCACATTTTTGATATTGATAAAATGGCTTCTGTACTTTTATACCTTACTGATCCCTATGCTGAATCCATTGATTTATAG